In Lolium rigidum isolate FL_2022 chromosome 7, APGP_CSIRO_Lrig_0.1, whole genome shotgun sequence, the DNA window TGTTTGCATCTGGTGATCTGGGGTACTAATACTACCTCTTGCAGGAGTGAAGTCTTCAGGATCCAAATAAATAGAGATGTTAAGCCTTGAAAATTTGAGTCCAATGATACCAAACGAAACAAGAAAAAAATGTCATGTTTTACCTCCCCTCACGCTTTGGAAATCATCTTCGCTATCAGAGTCTAACCACGGCCTTGCCTCGAAGAATGACTCATCTCTGCTTCCTCCTGGCATAATCAATCACCATAATCAATCACCAGCGAATGGATCAGTGGCTGATGTTACAAAACTTGCACTGAAATTTATCTTGTGCAGTTTAATTTCCTTTGCCATTAATGCAATTGCTAAAGCAAAGGTCCATTTCAGTTGAAGCACACAAGCAGTGCTGTCTTGGTTTTCAGGGAAACTTCAGTTAGTGGCGACCACAAGAAACTGCAGTTGCACAGTCAATAGGCAATAACAGCGAGCCATCAAATTTACAAAGAAAACGGCTTAACTTTTTTCCTATCTTCTGTCCTGTTTTTCGGACTTGTGGTCAGAAAAGGTGAAAGacatgagctttattgatattcagaAGAAAACAATATTTATTATAGAAAAAAGTGGTGATTGTGGAACTTCCTTTGACTATGTGATGCGTTGCCTTGCCTTTAGGGAGTATATTAGTTTGACGTTAGTATGTTGTGGATGTCAACCTGAAGTCTTGTTTCAGTATATAAAAGGGTATATAAGCAGACGTATTGACTCGGAATGGAAATTCGCTGCGACGAAAAGCAAAATTCATCTGGCCTGTCCTTTTAAGCAAATTATAAGTAGTACCTCACCGGCTCACCGTCACCGACAAGAAAGTAGGTGTTGATGGGAAAAGAAAATACTGAACATGACAGAATTCGTGGGAAAGCCATAATCTCCGATACTGTTGAGTGAGTCCCCGGTCCATCACATCGCATTCAGAGGTATGTTGCCTAGCTACCACATGGTAGGTGCAACCGGCAGGTGCATGGGACGAATAAGTCTGGGGCTGGTAGTACTGAGGTGCATTGGTTTCCCTGATGATGCTAATGGAACGCCAGGCGAGACAAGAACCGACGGCGGTTATGATAAATTAATCCTCCACTAAACGCAGCCCCATGAAACCTCGGCCATCCCTTTGTGGTGGGATAACATAGTTAATTTCCTTGGAGCAAACAATCAATCGTCCCTCCCACTAACAACATCTTTCGTATGATTCATATCGATCGAAGAGTTCACGGAAGGGAAAGAAGGGAAAATCTCAACAACAGTTAATCAGACCACTACAGATTTTACTGATTGAATTGCTAGCATGTTGTTAAAAAGTAAAGAAAAGGCAAGAACAGGCAATTTTAACTGAAAACAAGAAAGCAGCAGTGCAGAGAACGTGGCCGAGTTTAACGTACCGTTCTCTGTGCCATAGCGATCTGGGCTAACGGCGAtcatcgcgccgccgccaccgtccgcgcTCCCGGGCACGGTGGCCGTTGAAGAAGCGAGCTGGTTGCTGCCgttttccgccgccgccgcagaggcAGGCTTCTTCCTGATCCTGAACCGCATGTCGCCGCCGTCTCGTCTTGTGGCGGCGGTTTCCCTATGGCGCGCGAGAAAGAGTTTCAGGATAAGCCGAAGTAAAGCTAGCAGATTGCTCCGAGCATTGGGAGGCGGCGGGGAGAGATGGGGACGAAGGATGAAGAAGGGAGAGGTCGGGGGGAAGTTGTGGGAGATTTGGCGCTGGGACGGACGCGTTGTCTTGTCCCGCGCCGCGTGCGAGGAGGAAGGGAAGGGTCGTGCCCGCCGTGTGTAGCGCGTGTGCGGGGCGACGGATTGGCGGGAGTGCCGGGAGTACTGGGCTGGACGTGGGGGCCCACGCCGAGGCGGCCGATTTGGCAATGGATTATTGCCCTGGATTCGAACAGGATTGTGACAGCTGGGCGTCGTACACAGATACTGTATATATATGGAAACATGGCATAATGACAGTACGATACTAACAACCAAATGCTAATCAATCCCCTTTTTAAAAGTTTTCCTCCTTTCTATCCACGCGGGGATAAATGCCGGCCAAGTATATTGTCGACGCGCGCTGAACTGGCTAATTAGCTCTAGTAGATGTGTACGATCGACTCGATGCTTGCGTGACGCCCCGTCCCGATCATTTGAGTGTGCCTTAGGTGAATAGGTGATGCTCCCCAGTCCCCACACACATGGTCTGCTTTTAGTTGGTTTCTTTTTTCTTATTCGAATGTATGCAAGTCCATTTGATTGTCTAGAATTATCATCATGCGTGCATGCATCATCGGTGATGGAGGAAGTGGCCATGACACGTCTATAACTGCCCCTGCACCGGCCTCGATTAACAAAAATGTCGCAATCACGACATGCAATAGAGAAAAATATATATCAAACCAGagcagccaaaaaaaaaaactccatgaCTGCAATGAGAGCTTCACAACCGACCTTCCAATACTTTTCTACCTACAGTTTTCCTTTTAGCAAAAAATGGAGTCACGGTACATTACATTACGATTGGAAAATACTTATCTCCTCAACATGGGTTTGAATGTGTATCTGAACAAAATAAACCTAGTCTAAGCTCAAATGGTGCCCAAACTGAATTAGTGTGACTAGGCCTACAGTTACAAATGTTGAGAATAGTTAGGATTGGGCCTACAATATGCCCAATGGGCCATTTAGGGGGTATTTGGTTGGGTTGTGGCTTTCGAATAAGCAGTTGTCGGATGTGGGCTATGGCAGAGCTGTTGTCCTGGAAAGTTGTTGTGAGCAGTGAAACCGTTTGGCAAATTGGTTGCTGGCTATCAGCTGTTTGTGGTGAAAAGTATAGAATGTCCTTAGGATGCTGAGAGCTAGTTTATATGTTGATTTACCTAATGTATCTGTATTTCGCAGGATTTTGAGCTATTCTACATGCGCAAATCATCATAAGACGTGTCATACATGTTTCTCGAGTAATTGCTTTGCAGGCGCACTACCCAAATATAGTAGGTGTTCTTACATTACAAGTTCGTCATATATTAGAGGCGTACTACCAAAATATAGTACATGTTCTCGCATATCCGAGCTACTTGATGTCTCTCTCGGAATGATGTTGTTTCTCCAGTGACATGTATTTTAGAAAACATGACTTCCATTTCCTTCAAGTTAGGAGGTCCCAAGGGCACCAGTTTGTATGCATATATAGGGTAATTCTGAAAACATAGCATAATAAATTAGTACATCAGAATATTTATATTGAATGTAGTAAATTTGTATAACTTACAAACATTCTCACCTTAAGATGAATCTCTCACCAATCATCATCGGCTTCAATAGTTCCCCGAACTTCATCCCACCCAAGAGTCGTCGCGACAATTTTCAACTCCATGAATTGGGTATAGTATTTCTTCAACATATCCAATTTGTTCTTGAATTGCTTCTTTATGAGTTTTGCCTCTGTGGTAGCAAagaatttttcttcaagatgcTCGTAACCTTTTATATTAAAACATGCAAGTGGTTTATTGTCCTCTTGAACTTCTTCCTTGCATATCTCACAAAACACCTTAGTGTGATATACATCCCAATTTGCCGTTTACATCTATTGCCATTACAACACTATTGTTATACATGCAAAAAATGGAAGTACAAGCACACATCCCTAAATTACATGTCCAACCAATGTTTATCAAACAAGCTACAATCTAGCACACACATTAGTTATCAGTATAACGGAACCAGCTAGGAGGCATCACAAGCATTTGAAGCTCTCTACCGTCAGATCTTACCATCCAATGCTGCAGATCGTCTGTGTATTCCCACAGGGTCGCTAACCTCTTTTCCTTCGTCAATTCACGCCAAATGGGCCAGCCGATCGTCTCAGGGCTGCTACTCTCGAGATCAAATTGGGGGAATTCTGGTTAATCGGGCTGCAAAACTTCAAATGGGCCATACCTGCTTAAGGCCTCCTTATGTTTCTTCTCACGGGAGAGCTCGCATGCGACGCTTCCTTTCTTTCCTTCCATCTCATGTCGCGCCGTGGTTTCCCCATCCGCCTGAACGACTTCTTCCTCGACCCACGATTGGCGCCGACCAAGAAACTGGCGAGGCGAGGTGATCACCGGGGGATTCCTGCTggttgttgatttcgtccgattgtgTCTGGACATAGAAGCCTGTCGAGTTCGTGCCCTTCTCCAAAGCTGAATTTGGTGCTCTTCTTCACCGACACTGCCACGCTGGATTATATGCAGGATTTACTAGTGATTCTAAATTGGGGAGA includes these proteins:
- the LOC124678343 gene encoding uncharacterized protein At3g27210-like encodes the protein MRFRIRKKPASAAAAENGSNQLASSTATVPGSADGGGGAMIAVSPDRYGTENGGSRDESFFEARPWLDSDSEDDFQSVRGDFTPARGSISTPDHQMQTFAARLSVDTPKPSLTDKKQRLLELLQEKQQYDDEQDGATDAGSETGNGTVHAEEHLNPSGKVEKAKKPTKTGCFPCSVWKLSFKSCWKKKKEHKDL